A window from Manis javanica isolate MJ-LG chromosome 10, MJ_LKY, whole genome shotgun sequence encodes these proteins:
- the LOC108398010 gene encoding olfactory receptor 6C2-like, whose product MRNHTSLTSFILLGLTDDPQLQILIFIFLLITYMLSVTGNLSIIILTLVDSHLKTAMYFFLQNFSLLEISFTSACIPRFLYSISTGDRTVTYNACVCQLFFTYVFGVTEFFLLATISFDRYVAICKPLHYMTIMNYRVCKRLIFCCWVTTLLIILPPLSLGLDLEFCDSNAIEHFLCDAKPILKISCSDTWFIDQMIIICSVMVFIVTLVCVVLSYMYIIRTILRLPSAQQRTKAFSTCSSHIIVVSITYGSCIFVYIKPSAKDEMAINKGVTILTTSISPMLNPFIYTLRNKQVKQAFNDLVKRFILLLKN is encoded by the coding sequence ATGAGAAACCACACATCTCTCACCAGTTTCATCCTCCTGGGATTGACAGATGACCCTCAGctacagattctgatttttatatttctactgatcACCTACATGTTGAGTGTAACTGGAAACCTGAGCATCATCATCCTCACATTAGTGGATTCTCACCTTAAAACTGCAATgtacttttttcttcaaaatttctctttgttaGAAATCTCATTCACTTCTGCCTGCATTCCTAGATTCTTGTACAGTATATCAACAGGTGACAGGACTGTTACATATAATGCTTGTGTATGCCAACtattttttacatatgtttttggaGTAACggaattttttctcctggctACCATTTCCTTTGATCGATAtgtagccatctgcaaacccctaCATTACATGACTATTATGAACTACAGGGTCTGCAAAAGGCTAATCTTCTGCTGTTGGGTGACTACTCTACTGATCATATTGCCACCACTTAGCTTGGGACTGGATCTGGAATTCTGTGACTCTAATGCCATTGAACACTTTCTCTGTGATGCTAAGCCAATATTGAAGATCTCATGCTCAGATACATGGTTCATAGATCAGATGATCATTATCTGCTCTGTGATGGTTTTTATTGTGACTctggtgtgtgtggttctgtcctacatgtacatcatcagaacaattctaagactcccctctgcccagcagaggacaaaagccttttccacctgttctTCCCACATTATTGTGGTTTCTatcacctatggcagctgcatctttgtttatatcaaacCTTCAGCAAAAGATGAAATGGCCATTAATAAGGGAGTAACCATACTcactacttccatttcccccatgttgaacccattcatttacactctgaggaacaaacaagtgaaacaaGCCTTTAATGACTTGGTCAAAAGATTTATATTACTGTTAAAGAATTAG